The following coding sequences are from one Bacteroidota bacterium window:
- a CDS encoding FeoB small GTPase domain-containing protein, with protein sequence MKMTRKKPAPASVVSRHMERAQASDYSPVITLVGFPQVGKSALLEQLKPAGMLEELPGIYMLGCNTEQEAGAYDKLLGRGKYAPAGIVAVVDAAALDRQLYLAFQLIDLRLPLVLCLTGRAAATNAGITVDTRRLAEMTGVPVFVVPDEVDAAREAIVQWQTKTEDTPRKRPDHWRPSVALADAYQHLDTTWIHKHLHLYTGARLVEGLRLLTVPKAVEEYEAHPAYKSLLRALDESRKMLEDKQEKWTTAEVVQRSKWIGQLLQAVVTQSTPPPPARNWFQKLFD encoded by the coding sequence ATGAAAATGACAAGAAAGAAACCCGCGCCGGCATCAGTGGTTAGCCGCCATATGGAACGCGCCCAGGCATCAGATTATTCGCCCGTAATTACCCTCGTAGGTTTTCCCCAGGTAGGCAAGTCAGCCCTGCTGGAGCAATTGAAGCCGGCTGGTATGCTTGAAGAATTGCCAGGGATTTACATGTTGGGGTGTAATACGGAGCAAGAAGCGGGTGCTTACGATAAATTACTAGGACGCGGCAAGTATGCACCTGCCGGCATAGTTGCCGTAGTAGATGCCGCAGCGCTCGACCGACAATTGTACCTCGCCTTCCAATTAATCGATTTGCGGCTCCCGTTGGTCCTGTGCCTTACAGGTAGAGCAGCTGCCACAAATGCCGGCATCACCGTGGATACCCGGCGTCTGGCGGAGATGACGGGGGTACCAGTTTTTGTGGTGCCCGACGAAGTGGATGCTGCCCGGGAAGCCATTGTACAATGGCAGACCAAAACAGAAGATACCCCGCGTAAAAGGCCCGATCACTGGCGTCCTTCTGTCGCCCTGGCTGATGCCTACCAACATCTTGATACGACATGGATCCACAAACATTTGCACCTGTACACGGGCGCCCGGCTGGTAGAGGGGCTACGTCTGCTGACCGTCCCTAAAGCCGTGGAAGAGTACGAAGCACATCCGGCATACAAGTCGTTGTTGCGCGCGTTGGATGAATCTCGCAAGATGCTTGAGGACAAGCAGGAAAAGTGGACGACTGCTGAAGTGGTACAGCGAAGTAAATGGATAGGTCAGCTGTTACAGGCAGTTGTCACCCAATCAACACCGCCTCCGCCGGCGCGTAACTGGTTTCAGAAGCTCTTTGACTAG